CGACGTGGCACGACCAGCTGCTGCGCCACGTGCTCGCACGGCCCTGGCCGTGGAGCATCGGCGCTGGCCTCCTGGCCAGCGCGAGCGTCCTGCCCATGCTGCTCTGGGAGTCGCCCGTGGCCGACGTCGACCCGTGGGTCGGCATCATCGCCGCCGTCGCCCTGCTCGCGGCAGGCGTCGTCGTCCAGGCGCGCGCCCTCGGTGCGGGCGACCCCGTCCTCCTGCCGGGCGCAGAGCGACCCGCACCGCGCGTCGACGCGGTCGTGTGGATGATGCCGGCGGCCGCCGTCGTGCTCAGCGCGTTCGCGTGGTTCGTCGCGCGCTGAACCTCCCCCCACGAGACGGTCGCGGTCCCCTAGGATCGGACGTGGTCGCCCGGCGCCCCGCCCGGCGGCCGCACACCACGACACGACCACCCGGCCAGGCCGGTGAGAGGCGTCAGCGATGTCCACAGCGTTCGAGTCCATGAGCCCCGACGAGCTGGCCGCGGAGCGCGCGCGCCTCACGGCCGCGTACGCGGACCTGAAGGCGAAGAACCTCAGCCTGGACCTCACGCGCGGCAAGCCCGCGCCGGCGCAGCTCGACCTCTCGAACGAGATGCTCACCCTGCCGGGCGAGGACTTCCGCGACGGCACCGGCCTCGACACGCGCAACTACGGTGGCACGCAGGGGCTCACCGAGCTGCGGACGATCTTCTCCGAGCTGCTGTCGATCCCCGTCGAGAACCTCGTCGCGGGCAACAACGCGAGCCTCGAGATCATGCACGACCTCATCGTGTTCGCGACCCTCTACGGCACGCCCGACTCCCCGCGCCCCTGGGGCAAGGAGGAGAAGGTCCGCTGGCTCGCGCCCGTGCCCGGCTACGACCGCCACTTCGCGATCACCGAGCACCTCGGCTTCGAGATGATCCCGGTCCCGCTGAACGAGGACGGGCCCGACGTCGAGGCCGTCACGAGGCTCGTCGCGCAGGACCCGACGATCAAGGGCATGTGGACCGTGCCGACGTACTCGAACCCGACGGGCGCCGTCTTCTCGGAGGAGGTCACGCGCGCGCTCCTGCGGATGCCGACGGCCGCCCCCGACTTCCGCATCGTCTGGGACAACGCCTACGCCGTGCACACGCTCGTCGAGGAGGGCGCCCCGGCGCTGCCGATCGTCGACCTCGCGGCGCAGGAGGGCAACCCGAACCGCGTGTGGGCGGTCGCGTCGACCTCGAAGATCACCTTCGCCGGCGCGGGCGTGAGCTTCTTCGGCAGCTCCGCCGAGAACATGGCCTGGTACCAGAAGCACTACTCGATCAAGGCGATCGGCCCGGACAAGGTCAACCACCTGCGCCACGTCCGCTTCTTCAAGGACGCCGCCGGCGTGCGCGCCCACATGGCGAAGCACCGCGAGATCCTCGCCCCGAAGTTCGACGCCGTCCTCGAGATCCTCGAGCAGCGTCTCGGCGGCAAGGGCATCGCCACGTGGACGCGCCCGGAGGGCGGCTACTTCATCAGCCTCGACGTCGTGCCCGGCACCGCGAAGCGCGTCGTCGAGCTTGCGAAGGAGGCGGGGATCTCGCTCACCGCGGCCGGCTCCGCGTTCCCGTATGGCAAGGACCCGGAGGACAAGAACATCCGCCTCGCCCCGAGCTTCCCGTCGCTCGACGACGTCAAGGCGTGCATGGACGGCGTCGCGACGTGCGTCCTGCTCGCGGCGGCCGAGGCAGCCTGACCTCCCCGCCCGCCGGACCGGCGGGCACCCGACACCGCGGCGCGCAGCACCGCGGAGCACAGCACCGCGGAGCAAAGCGCGCAGCGGCACACAGCGCAGCGGCCCGGGATCCCCCAGATCCCGGGCCGCTGCGCTTTCCCCCTGCGTCGCGCGGCCCCCGTGCGTCGCGCGGCCCCCGTGCGTCGCGCGACCCCCTGCGGCGCCCGACCGCCGCGTCGCGCCGTCAGTCGAGGACGACGTCCGCGATCTTGTCGACGACCGTGACCGGGACGTTGCTGTCCGGCGCCCACGCTGCGTCCTGGCTCTGGCCCTCCTTGAGGACGAGGTCGACGGCGCCCCACAGCTCGTAGGTGCCCGACGCCAGCCTCTCGCCGTCGGCGCACGCCATCACCGGGACGAGGGCGGGGCGGTCGGCGCTGCCCTCGGACGGGATCTCGACGAGGTCCACCTGCTCGTCGACGTCGTCGGCGGCGAGGTCGAGCGGCTTGCCGACGACGCGACCGTCCTTGACGAGGACGCCGCGGACGGCGCCCACGTTCGCGAGGTAGTCGACGTCGGACGCGTTCGTGATCGAGACGGTCGTCGACCAGACGCCCTTCGCGACGTCGTCCTTGTCGACGACCATGCCGAGCTCGTCAGGGCCCGTGAAACCGAAGCCCTGCTCCACCGCCGCAGGAGCAACGTCGCACGCGAACGTCGTGCCGGCCGTCGCACCGGTCGTCGGGGAGAGCACCGTGACGGGCGCGCTCCACAGGCGGACCGGCGTGCCGGTGCCCCAGCCCTTCTGGCTCGACGTCCAGGTCTCCTGGGACCAGGCCGCCGTCTCGGCGTCGAGGTACGCGTAGACCTCGTACGGCTCGCCCTCGGGGGCGTCGGACCCGTCACACATCGTCGGGGTCGTGGGTGAGAGCGGCTCCGACGTCGTGCGCGCCCCGACCACGTCCTCGCGGAAGGGCGTCGGTGTCTGCGTCGTCGTGCCGATGACGACGCCGTCGCGCACGAGCGCGTAGCTGACCCAGCCGGTCGACCCGATCACGAGGTCCTCGTCGGTGTCGTTGACGATCACCATCTCCGGGATCGCGTTCGACCTGGACGCGCCGGTCGCGGCCGCGAGGTGCAGATCGCCCCAGGCGGCCCCGCTCACCGAGGTGCCGCACGCCGGGAACGTGGCCGGGGTCTCGGGTGCCGGCGACGCCGGAACCGCAGGTTCTGCGGTGAGGCGCCCGGCGTACTGTGTGATGCCGACACCGACGGCGGCGACCGTGGCCACGGTCGCGACGGCAGCGATGCTGCGGGTGCGGGCGCGCCGGACGCGCAGCGCGGTGGCACGGCGCCGGACGGACGCGATCATCGCGTCGTCGGACAGGGTCGAGAACCCTGCCTCCTCCTCGGCGGACGCGCCGATCGCTTCGAGGAGGTCAGGGAGGTCAGGGCTGGTTCCGTGGTGCTGGTTCATCGCACACCTCCGATGGTGATCGCGTCGAGGTCGTCGAGGTGGGCGGCGGGCAGCGGGCCCACCATCCCCTCGAGCCGGGAGACAGCGTCGGAGAGATAGCGCTTGACGGTCCCGACCGCGAGCGAGAGCTCGGCGGCGATCTGCGCGACCGTCATGTCCTCGTAGAACCTGAGGACGACGCACGCCCGCTCGCGTGGGCCCAGTGCGCTGAGCGCACGCTGGACGTCGATCCGCACCGGGACGGTGTCGGGGGTGGACTCGCCTGTCGGCGGCTGTACGTCGGGTGTCACCACGAGGTGCCGGAGAGTCGCCCAGTGCCGGCGGCGGCGGAACCCGTCGATGTACGTGTTGCGGATCGCCCGCCGCACGTACGCCTCGAGCGCGTCGACCTCGTGGGGGAGGCGTCGGCCCCCGAACACGGAGACGAGCGCGTCCTGGACGAGGTCCTCCGCCTCGCGGAGGTCGGAGCAGAGCAGGAAGGCATATGCCGTGAGCGCTCTGCGGCGTTGCCGCACGAGCGCGTCGAGTGCCTGCTCCCAGCCGTCCATCAGATCCCCTGTGCCTGCGTCGTCGTGCTGTCCGTCCTGCTGTCACAAGCCCAGACGAACGAGAGGCGGAAAAGGTTGGGGTCGCCCTGTGACGAGATCACGGTAGGGGCGCGGACCCACGCCGAGGTCGGCGCGCGGGTCTGGCTCGGGGGAAATCAGACCAGCGCGCCGACCTCGGCCTCGGGGGATGGGGTCCGGCGTCGGCAGGGCCCGGGCGGCACGCCCCCTGCGCGTGCCGCCCGATGCCTGCCTTTACCCCCTTGTGTCGTGGGCGGCCCAGGTCTTGCACTGCCGTCTCAGGAAATCCTGACGGAGCCCAGGCGGCCGATCGAGACCTCGCTCGAGCCGCCCTCCGGGGTGACCTCGAGCTGGGCCCAGACCTCGTACGTCCCGGCGGGGAGCGGCTCGGCGGAGCCGCACACCTGGGTGCTGAACCCGGCGGCGGTCTTCGCGGAGCCTCCGGGACCCAGGTCGACGGTGGACGGGACTTCCTCGAGCGTCGTCGTGCGGACCTCCCCGACGACGCGGCCGTCGAGCGTGAGGACCGTCTGGATCGCCTTGCCGAGCTTGCCGCGGAAGGAGACGCGCTCGTCCTCGTTGATGAGGTCGACCGCGATCTCGGTGGCCGCGTCACCGTTCACGAAGGTCTCGCCCGGCTCGCCGAGCGTGAGCGCCGTGTCGGAGTAGCCGGGCACCGCGGCCGCGCACTCGGGGAAGACGGCGAGCGGGTCGACCTTCGGCAGGACGGGCGCGTCACCGAGGGTGACGTGCTCGCGCTGCGCGAAGACGGTGAACTCGTAGTCGGGGACCCACATCCTGGCGACGACGAGCATCTCGTACTCGCCGGCCGCGAGCGGCTGTCCGGTCTGGCAGTCGACGCCGGAGATCTCCGGGAAGAACGCCTCGGCCGGGGTGGCGCCCGTCTCCTCGACCGTCGACCGCCACGCGTCGGGCGAGCCGACGTACCAGGGATCCTCGCCGTTCGACGTGACGCGGGTGGAGACGACCTTGCCGTCGCGGATCAGGTACACCTCGACGTCGTCGCCGAAGTAGGTGTCGCCCGTGACGCTGCTGACGTCGAGGCGCACCTTGCGCCTCACGACGTCCTCGATGGGGAGCGCGTCCTGCGGAGGCGTGACCTCGGCGAGGACGACGGGCTTGCCGTTCATCTGCGGGAAGTCGGGGGCGGTGATCTCGCTCGTCGGCATCGCGCACGAGAGCGCGGGCTCCTGCGACCCGCCGACGGTCGGTCCGACGCGGAGCTTCCACGGGCCGCCCCACACGCGGGCGCTCGTGGGCGCGGCACCCTCGCTCGCAGCGTCGGTGACGGTCGCGTCGACGTACGAGTAGACGTCGTACTCGCCGGCGACCTCGGACTCGGGGCCGTCGCACATCGCGATGCCGGCACGCTCGAGCGGCTCGCCGTGGTCGCCGGGGGAGAGGTTCTCCTGGCGGTACGGCTCGGGCATCGCGTCCGTCGCGCCGACGACGACGCCGTCGCGCACGAGCACGAACGCGGAGTACCCGGTCGACCCGACCGACAGGGCGCTGTCGCCCTGGTTGGTGAACGTGACCTCGAAGATGTCGTCGATGCTCTGGACGGCGACAGGCGAGGCGCCGGCGGGCGTCGACACCGCTGGTCCGCCGTCGGCCTCCTCGTACGCGTCGGTCGCGAGGCGCAACCCCGTCGTGTGCTCGAGCTCGCCGACCGTGGCCCCGCACGCGGGGAACGCCGCAGCCGGGTCGACCGACGGCGTCTGCGACGCAGGCGGCGGAGGCACGGTCGCGCCGCCGATGTTCTGCGCGATGACGACGCCGCCCACCGCGATCGCCGCGACGCTCGCCGCCGCGACGAGAGCGCGGGAGCGGGTCTGCCGGCGACGGGCGGCCAGGCCGTGCCGCCGCGCGGTCGCGAGCATCGCCTCGGGCGTGCGGCCCGCGTGCGTCTCGGCTGCCGAGTCGGCGAGGGTGTGGAGGATGTCGGACAGGTGCTCCGGACGGGACCGGTCGCGGTCGTGACGGTTCATCGGGTGCCTCCGGGGGCTGCGTCGTCCAGGTCGTCGAGGTGGGCGTCCGCGAGCGGGCCCAGGTGCTGCTCGAGCCGGGCGACGGCGTCGTGCAGGTAGCGCTTCACGCTGCCGAGGCTCAGCGAGAGCTCGGAGGCGATCTGCGGGACGGTCATGTCCTCGTAGAAGCGCAGTACGACGCACGCCCGCTCGCGCGGCGACAGCAGCGCGAGGGCGCGCTGCGCGTCGAGCCGTGCGGGGACGTGGTCGACCGTCGCGACGTCCGACGGCGGCTGCGACTCGGGTGCGACGTGCAGGTGGCGCACGGTCGCCCAGCGCTTGCGACGGCGGAAGCCGTCGAGGAACGTGTTGCGGATCGTGCGGCGCACGTACGCCTCGGCGCTGCGCACGTCGTCGGGCCCTCGACGCCGCGTGTAGGCGGCGATGAGCGCGTCCTGGACGAGGTCCTCGGCCTCGGCGAGGTCCCCGGTGAGGAGGAACGCCGAGGAGACGAGGGCGGACGTCCGGGTCCGCACGAGGTCTTCGAGCGCCTCTTCCCAGCCGGTCATGCCTGTCATGGTCCCCCTCGGTGCGTAGATCTTGGCGCTCGGCGCCGGGGACGCGCCGGACGGGCCGCCGTCGGGGGCGGCAGGCACCGCTCTCAACGTCGGACGTCGCGCGTCCCGGGCGGCCGGCCACGCGGCGGGGGGCGTCGGACGTGCGTCCGCTGCTCCTGCTTGCACGGTGTGCCTCCCTGTCATGGCGGGCACGTCGTCCCCGACGCCCCGGTGGGCGCCCTGCTGGGTGCCTCTACCGGGTATGACGTCTCCCGGCGGCGAATCGTTGGGGCGCTCGACACGGTGGCGGCGCCAGGGTCACAGGTTGATCACGCCCGGGGTTGCGGCTGAACGTTTCGTCCCCGATGAGTAGGCTGACGGCAACCCGGACGACGATGGGGTCGTTCGGGCCTTCGCACCTTCCCGCCCGGCACGGCTCCGGCCGCGCCTGAGGCGCACGGTGCGCTGACCGCCGCACGTCGAGGAGGACGCATGCAGCTAGGAAGCGCCAGCCTGACCATCGTCACCGTGATCGCCGTCGTCGCGATCCTCGCGCTCGTCGTGGCGGTGGTGCTCAGACGGCAGGTCCTCGCCGCGGGCGAGGGCACACCGCGGATGCAGGAGATCGCCCGAGCGATCCAGGAAGGCGCCTCGGCCTACCTCAACCGTCAGTTCCGCACGCTCCTGCTCTTCGCGGTGATCGTGTTCGGCCTGCTCTTCCTGCTGCCCGGCGACGCCGGCGTGCGGATCGGGCGGTCCGTCGCGTTCCTGTTCGGCGCGGGCTTCTCCGCAGCGATCGGCTACCTCGGCATGTGGCTCGCCGTCCGCGCGAACCTGCGCGTCGCGGCGGCTGCCCAGGTGACCGGCACGGTCGACTCCCGCCGCGGTGAGGGCGCGCGCATCGCGTTCCGCACGGGCGGCGTCGTCGGCATGAGCGTCGTCGGGCTCGGCCTGCTCGGCGCGTGCGCCGTCGTGCTCGTCTACCGCGCGGACGCGCCCGCCGTGCTCGAGGGCTTCGGCTTCGGGGCCGCGCTGCTCGCCATGTTCATGCGCGTCGGCGGCGGCATCTTCACGAAGGCGGCCGACGTCGGCGCCGACCTCGTCGGCAAGGTCGAGCAGAACATCCCTGAGGACGACCCGCGCAACGCCGCGACGATCGCCGACAACGTCGGCGACAACGTCGGAGACTGCGCGGGCATGGCTGCCGACCTCTTCGAGTCGTACGCGGTGATGCTCGTCGCGGCGCTCATCCTCGGCAAGGCCGTCTTCGGGGAGCAGGGCCTCGTGTTCCCGCTGATCGTCACGGCCGTCGGCGCGCTCGTCGCGGTGCTCGGCGTCGCGATCACACGCGTGCGTCCGGGCGAGAGCGGGCTGCGTGCGATCTACCGAGGCTTCTACGTCTCCGCGCTCGTGGGCGCGGTCCTCGCCGGTCTCGCGGCGTTCCTCTACCTGCCGTCGAGCTTCGGTGCGATCGAGGGAGTCGCCGCCGACCTCGCGGGCAAGACGGGCGACCCGCGTCTGATGACGTCGGGCGCCGTCGTCATCGGCGTGCTGCTCGCCGGCATCATCCTGTGGGTCACGGGCTACTTCACGGGCACGACGTCGAAGCCCACGCTGCACGTCGCCCGCACCTCCCAGACCGGTGCGGCGACCGTCGTGCTCTCCGGCATCGGCGTCGGCTTCGAGTCGGCCGTGTACACGGCGGGCATCATCGCGGCCGCGATCTGCGGCGCGTTCCTCATCGCGGGCGGCTCCGTGTGGCTCGCGCTGTTCCTCATCGCGCTCGCGGGCTGCGGTCTGCTCACGACGGTCGGCGTCATCGTCGCGATGGACACGTTCGGCCCCGTCTCCGACAACGCTCAGGGCATCGCCGAGATGAGCGGCGACGTCGACGCCGAGGGCGCGCAGATCCTCACGGACCTCGACGCGGTCGGCAACACCACGAAGGCGATCACGAAGGGCATCGCGATCGCGACCGCCGTGCTCGCGGCGACCGCGCTCTTCGGCTCGTACGCCGACGCGGTCGCAACGGCGCTGCGCGACGTCGCGAACCCGGTCGGGGAGGACGGCATCGTCGCCGCTCTCCTGAGCTACCAGATCATCTCGCCGATCACGCTCGTCGGCGTGATCCTCGGAGGTGCGACCGTCTTCCTGTTCTCGGGTCTCGCGATCGACGCCGTGACCCGCGCCGCGGGCGCGATCGTCTTCGAGGTGCGTCGCCAGTTCCGCCACCACCCGGGGATCATGACGGGCGAGGAGCGCCCGGAGTACGGCCGCGTCGTCGACATCTGCACGCGCGACTCGCTGCGAGAGCTCGCGACGCCCGGCCTGCTCGCGGCGTTCGCACCGATCGCGGTCGGCTTCGGCCTCGGCGTCGGCCCGCTCGCGGGCTTCCTCGCGGGAGCGATCGGCGCGGGCGTCCTGATGGCCGTGTTCCTCGCGAACTCGGGCGGTGCGTGGGACAACGCGAAGAAGATCGTCGAGGACGGCGCGTACGGCGGGAAGAACTCTCCCGCGCACGCGGCCGTCGTCATCGGTGACACGGTCGGCGACCCCTTCAAGGACACGGCCGGTCCCGCGATCAACCCGCTCATCAAGGTC
This genomic window from Flavimobilis soli contains:
- a CDS encoding aminotransferase class I/II-fold pyridoxal phosphate-dependent enzyme produces the protein MSTAFESMSPDELAAERARLTAAYADLKAKNLSLDLTRGKPAPAQLDLSNEMLTLPGEDFRDGTGLDTRNYGGTQGLTELRTIFSELLSIPVENLVAGNNASLEIMHDLIVFATLYGTPDSPRPWGKEEKVRWLAPVPGYDRHFAITEHLGFEMIPVPLNEDGPDVEAVTRLVAQDPTIKGMWTVPTYSNPTGAVFSEEVTRALLRMPTAAPDFRIVWDNAYAVHTLVEEGAPALPIVDLAAQEGNPNRVWAVASTSKITFAGAGVSFFGSSAENMAWYQKHYSIKAIGPDKVNHLRHVRFFKDAAGVRAHMAKHREILAPKFDAVLEILEQRLGGKGIATWTRPEGGYFISLDVVPGTAKRVVELAKEAGISLTAAGSAFPYGKDPEDKNIRLAPSFPSLDDVKACMDGVATCVLLAAAEAA
- a CDS encoding RNA polymerase sigma factor; translated protein: MDGWEQALDALVRQRRRALTAYAFLLCSDLREAEDLVQDALVSVFGGRRLPHEVDALEAYVRRAIRNTYIDGFRRRRHWATLRHLVVTPDVQPPTGESTPDTVPVRIDVQRALSALGPRERACVVLRFYEDMTVAQIAAELSLAVGTVKRYLSDAVSRLEGMVGPLPAAHLDDLDAITIGGVR
- a CDS encoding RNA polymerase sigma factor is translated as MTGWEEALEDLVRTRTSALVSSAFLLTGDLAEAEDLVQDALIAAYTRRRGPDDVRSAEAYVRRTIRNTFLDGFRRRKRWATVRHLHVAPESQPPSDVATVDHVPARLDAQRALALLSPRERACVVLRFYEDMTVPQIASELSLSLGSVKRYLHDAVARLEQHLGPLADAHLDDLDDAAPGGTR
- a CDS encoding sodium-translocating pyrophosphatase, with translation MQLGSASLTIVTVIAVVAILALVVAVVLRRQVLAAGEGTPRMQEIARAIQEGASAYLNRQFRTLLLFAVIVFGLLFLLPGDAGVRIGRSVAFLFGAGFSAAIGYLGMWLAVRANLRVAAAAQVTGTVDSRRGEGARIAFRTGGVVGMSVVGLGLLGACAVVLVYRADAPAVLEGFGFGAALLAMFMRVGGGIFTKAADVGADLVGKVEQNIPEDDPRNAATIADNVGDNVGDCAGMAADLFESYAVMLVAALILGKAVFGEQGLVFPLIVTAVGALVAVLGVAITRVRPGESGLRAIYRGFYVSALVGAVLAGLAAFLYLPSSFGAIEGVAADLAGKTGDPRLMTSGAVVIGVLLAGIILWVTGYFTGTTSKPTLHVARTSQTGAATVVLSGIGVGFESAVYTAGIIAAAICGAFLIAGGSVWLALFLIALAGCGLLTTVGVIVAMDTFGPVSDNAQGIAEMSGDVDAEGAQILTDLDAVGNTTKAITKGIAIATAVLAATALFGSYADAVATALRDVANPVGEDGIVAALLSYQIISPITLVGVILGGATVFLFSGLAIDAVTRAAGAIVFEVRRQFRHHPGIMTGEERPEYGRVVDICTRDSLRELATPGLLAAFAPIAVGFGLGVGPLAGFLAGAIGAGVLMAVFLANSGGAWDNAKKIVEDGAYGGKNSPAHAAVVIGDTVGDPFKDTAGPAINPLIKVMNLVSVLIAPAVVAMSVPADANHVLRVAVATVAALVAMGAVVWSRLRAANVDEQGELEHDMGLPG